The Leifsonia williamsii genome includes a region encoding these proteins:
- a CDS encoding VanZ family protein, with the protein MSVTRSLPVVRESPRSLPVALFAVYLALLVWAVLWKLGVPYLGTGEQRAVKLVPFVAGDGYGVSTGFEMLANVALFVPFGVYAGLVAPRWSWLRVAGAAVLTSLALEATQYVLAVGSSDITDVILNTAGALAGLLLLAALRRALRERTGAVVVHWCAMATVAALLAAALAVISPFHYGAPGGPHPLREGVTGSAPTR; encoded by the coding sequence ATGAGCGTCACCCGGTCCCTGCCCGTCGTCCGCGAGAGCCCGCGCAGCCTCCCCGTCGCGCTGTTCGCGGTCTACCTCGCGCTGCTCGTCTGGGCGGTGCTGTGGAAGCTGGGCGTGCCGTACCTCGGCACGGGCGAGCAGCGGGCCGTGAAGCTCGTCCCCTTCGTGGCGGGCGACGGCTACGGCGTCAGCACGGGGTTCGAGATGCTCGCGAACGTCGCCCTGTTCGTGCCCTTCGGCGTGTACGCCGGACTGGTCGCGCCGCGGTGGTCCTGGCTCCGCGTCGCGGGGGCGGCCGTGCTCACGAGCCTCGCGCTGGAGGCGACCCAGTACGTCCTGGCCGTCGGCAGCTCGGACATCACCGATGTGATTCTCAACACGGCCGGAGCGCTCGCCGGACTCCTGCTGTTGGCGGCGCTCCGGCGCGCGCTGCGCGAGCGGACCGGCGCGGTGGTCGTCCACTGGTGCGCCATGGCCACCGTCGCCGCCCTGCTCGCGGCGGCGCTCGCCGTGATCTCGCCGTTCCACTACGGGGCGCCAGGAGGCCCGCACCCGCTGCGGGAAGGAGTGACGGGGTCGGCGCCCACCCGATAG
- a CDS encoding cell wall-binding repeat-containing protein, which translates to MHAVNSRIRRAAAALATSAAVVVTALLASPATAGTAATPTLAAVGSVTAPNGGDAFATVPNMAVDAAKHTLYALEAGRNHSSLAVVDTATNTVKSTVTVPSLPNGVSIDAGRGYVYLTVSDLAAGTSALWVFATATRAHVATVPLGAFQVTGASGDSGIGVDTATGAVYVAGASSKNGAQVPEVLTVSAAQVAAAIGGTAVTPTAVVLPDASKRVASVAVDAGGGFVYAAAAGLSGSSLYVINAASNALVRTVPLSGMPNTLTTDATTGTVYVSQRTPGGSGVAVVARGAASVSTTIGLPAQAASLETDPAAGILYAAVSQPFEGGTVNELVAISTGSKAVVASSPLPTPADVAVDTTSGTAYVSGALSGNTSIAALRLLGVSRVAGGDRYATSVAVSRAEFPGAAPVVYIASGVNYPDALAAGPAATKRGGPLLLTTPYEVPGDVVAEVKRLHPSTIVVVGGPFPIGDSVLTQLRAAVPGATVSRAAGDDRFATSRAVASGAFTTASTVYLASGNTFPDALSAGGAAGAKGAPILLVDGNAPSVDPATASLLASLKAKNVRLVGGPSAVSAGLAASLTQKGYTVTRLAGADRYGTALAVNKDAYSHATTALLATGFGFPDALSATTLAGKTASPLYLAPSSCVPRGVLADFRRLGVTTVELVGGPAVLTASAASLSACAW; encoded by the coding sequence ATGCACGCAGTTAACTCGAGGATCAGGCGCGCCGCCGCCGCGCTGGCGACGTCTGCGGCCGTGGTGGTGACAGCGCTGCTGGCGTCGCCGGCGACCGCCGGCACGGCTGCAACGCCGACGCTCGCCGCTGTCGGCTCGGTCACCGCCCCGAACGGCGGAGACGCCTTCGCGACGGTGCCGAACATGGCGGTGGATGCGGCGAAGCACACGCTCTACGCCCTCGAAGCGGGGCGGAACCACAGCAGCCTCGCCGTGGTGGACACGGCGACGAACACCGTGAAGAGCACCGTCACGGTGCCGAGCCTGCCGAACGGGGTCTCCATCGACGCCGGCCGTGGATACGTCTACCTAACGGTCAGCGATCTCGCCGCGGGCACCTCCGCCCTCTGGGTCTTCGCCACGGCGACCAGGGCGCACGTCGCGACCGTCCCGCTCGGCGCCTTCCAGGTGACCGGCGCGAGCGGCGACAGCGGGATCGGTGTGGACACCGCCACCGGGGCCGTCTACGTCGCCGGGGCGTCCTCGAAGAACGGGGCCCAGGTTCCGGAGGTCCTGACCGTCAGCGCCGCACAGGTCGCCGCCGCCATCGGCGGCACAGCCGTCACGCCGACCGCGGTCGTGCTTCCCGATGCCTCGAAGCGGGTGGCCTCGGTGGCCGTCGACGCGGGAGGCGGGTTCGTCTATGCGGCGGCTGCCGGACTCTCGGGGTCGTCGTTGTACGTCATCAACGCCGCATCGAACGCCCTGGTCCGCACGGTGCCGCTGAGCGGGATGCCGAACACGCTCACCACGGATGCCACGACCGGCACCGTCTACGTCTCCCAGCGCACGCCGGGCGGCTCGGGCGTCGCGGTCGTGGCGCGCGGCGCCGCGTCTGTCAGCACGACCATCGGCCTCCCCGCGCAGGCCGCCTCGCTCGAGACCGATCCCGCCGCCGGGATCCTCTACGCCGCCGTCTCCCAGCCGTTCGAGGGCGGCACCGTGAACGAGCTGGTCGCCATCAGCACCGGCTCGAAGGCCGTCGTCGCGAGCAGCCCGCTCCCGACGCCCGCCGACGTCGCGGTCGACACCACGTCCGGTACCGCCTACGTCTCGGGTGCGCTCTCGGGCAACACCAGCATCGCCGCCCTGCGCCTCCTCGGCGTCTCACGCGTCGCCGGCGGCGACCGGTACGCGACCTCCGTCGCCGTGTCCCGGGCCGAGTTCCCCGGTGCCGCGCCCGTCGTCTACATCGCCTCGGGCGTCAACTACCCGGACGCGCTCGCCGCGGGACCGGCCGCCACCAAGCGGGGAGGCCCGCTGCTGCTCACTACGCCGTACGAGGTGCCCGGCGATGTGGTCGCCGAGGTGAAGCGCCTCCACCCCTCCACGATCGTCGTCGTGGGCGGCCCGTTCCCGATCGGAGACTCGGTGCTCACGCAGCTGCGCGCCGCGGTCCCCGGAGCGACCGTGTCGCGAGCGGCGGGAGACGACCGCTTCGCCACGTCGCGAGCGGTCGCTTCGGGCGCCTTCACCACCGCGAGCACGGTGTACCTGGCCTCCGGCAACACCTTCCCCGATGCGTTGAGCGCGGGCGGCGCCGCCGGAGCGAAGGGCGCCCCGATCCTCCTGGTGGACGGGAACGCGCCGAGCGTCGACCCGGCGACCGCGTCCCTCCTCGCGTCCCTCAAGGCGAAGAACGTCCGCCTGGTCGGCGGCCCGAGCGCCGTGTCGGCCGGCCTCGCGGCCTCCCTGACCCAGAAGGGCTACACCGTCACCCGCCTCGCCGGCGCCGACCGCTATGGAACGGCCCTCGCCGTCAACAAGGACGCCTACAGCCACGCGACCACTGCGCTGCTGGCCACCGGCTTCGGCTTCCCGGACGCCCTGTCGGCGACGACGCTCGCCGGCAAGACCGCCTCGCCGCTCTACCTGGCACCCTCGAGCTGCGTGCCGCGCGGCGTGCTGGCCGACTTCCGCCGCCTGGGCGTCACGACGGTCGAACTCGTCGGCGGCCCTGCGGTGCTCACGGCGTCTGCGGCGTCACTGAGTGCGTGCGCGTGGTGA
- a CDS encoding DUF4287 domain-containing protein, whose translation MSFQAYLDTIEDKTGRTPRELLTEAQSRGFGPDTKVGDILAWLKDDYDLGRGHGMAMVHVITKGPTIDAKFVGADSVHRDESDTLWLDGKATKPA comes from the coding sequence ATGTCTTTTCAGGCGTACCTGGACACCATCGAGGACAAGACCGGCCGGACGCCGCGCGAGCTGCTCACCGAGGCGCAGTCGAGGGGCTTCGGGCCGGACACGAAGGTCGGCGACATCCTCGCCTGGCTGAAGGACGACTACGACCTGGGCCGCGGCCACGGCATGGCGATGGTGCACGTCATCACGAAGGGTCCGACGATCGACGCGAAGTTCGTCGGCGCCGACAGCGTCCACCGCGACGAGTCGGACACGCTGTGGCTCGACGGCAAGGCGACCAAGCCGGCCTAG
- a CDS encoding CGNR zinc finger domain-containing protein: protein MNTVEYQVDEEGWVTPGDLGAWLRARDLLDGAGDDAPTSDDLALALTIREGLRSVLATHAGHDADTAAIARLDDALAELPVRVSFAAADGFGLLPASGRPVRRALARVVEAVRASTEEGTWPRLKVCDRDSCRWAYYDYSKNRSGRWCTMAGCGNAVKMQKAHARRSGGAA, encoded by the coding sequence GTGAACACAGTGGAGTACCAGGTGGACGAGGAGGGATGGGTCACCCCCGGCGACCTCGGCGCCTGGCTGCGCGCCCGGGACCTGCTCGACGGCGCCGGCGACGACGCCCCCACCTCCGACGACCTCGCCCTCGCCCTGACCATCCGCGAGGGCCTGCGCAGCGTGCTGGCCACCCACGCCGGCCACGACGCCGACACCGCGGCGATCGCGCGCCTCGACGACGCGCTCGCCGAGCTCCCGGTGCGCGTGTCGTTCGCCGCGGCGGACGGGTTCGGGCTGCTCCCCGCGAGCGGGCGTCCGGTGCGCCGGGCGCTGGCCCGCGTGGTGGAGGCCGTGCGCGCCTCCACCGAGGAGGGCACCTGGCCGCGGCTCAAGGTCTGCGACCGCGACTCCTGCCGCTGGGCGTACTACGACTACTCCAAGAACCGGTCCGGCCGCTGGTGCACGATGGCCGGCTGCGGCAACGCCGTGAAGATGCAGAAGGCGCACGCCCGCCGGTCGGGCGGCGCGGCGTAG
- a CDS encoding DUF2200 domain-containing protein, translating to MSERIFHMPFASVYPLYVAKAERKGRSKEEVDEIIRWLTGYDQAGLDAVIDAGTDFEGFFAAAPRLNPNASLITGVVCGVRVEQIEDPLMQRIRWLDKLVDELARGKKLQSILRAGAPLPSR from the coding sequence ATGTCCGAGCGCATCTTCCACATGCCCTTCGCGAGCGTCTACCCGCTGTACGTGGCCAAGGCCGAGCGCAAGGGGCGCAGCAAGGAGGAGGTGGACGAGATCATCCGCTGGCTCACCGGCTACGACCAGGCGGGTCTCGACGCCGTCATCGACGCGGGCACCGACTTCGAGGGCTTCTTCGCCGCGGCGCCGAGGCTGAATCCGAACGCCTCCCTCATCACCGGCGTCGTCTGCGGCGTGCGCGTCGAGCAGATCGAGGACCCGCTCATGCAGCGCATCCGCTGGCTCGACAAGCTCGTCGACGAGCTCGCGCGCGGCAAGAAGCTGCAGTCGATCCTGCGCGCCGGCGCCCCGCTCCCATCGAGATGA
- a CDS encoding dihydrofolate reductase family protein, which produces MVGTDRGGGGMAELMVDYITSLDGFGSAEGWPGLWGMGGPEYYELLRVDAERDYIVLLGTRTYRLFAEFARTGAEDMAELTARPKIVFSRSLDEPLEWANTRLVAADAVEAVRELKRGESDLRTIGSPSLCRSLLQAGLVDRFRVVVFPVVNGATGADRLYDGWPDVVMESTSIRVLDGRLVLYEAVPVVVDGPPDGGGAGTA; this is translated from the coding sequence ATGGTGGGGACGGACCGCGGAGGGGGCGGCATGGCGGAGCTCATGGTGGACTACATCACCTCGCTCGACGGGTTCGGGTCGGCGGAGGGATGGCCGGGCCTGTGGGGCATGGGCGGCCCCGAGTACTACGAGCTGCTGCGAGTCGACGCCGAGCGCGACTACATCGTGCTGCTCGGGACGCGGACGTACCGGCTGTTCGCCGAGTTCGCGCGCACCGGCGCCGAGGACATGGCGGAGCTGACCGCACGCCCCAAGATCGTGTTCTCCCGCTCGCTGGACGAGCCGCTGGAGTGGGCGAACACGCGACTGGTCGCCGCGGATGCGGTGGAGGCGGTGCGCGAGCTGAAGCGCGGCGAGAGCGACCTCCGGACCATCGGCAGCCCCAGCCTGTGCCGTTCGCTGCTGCAGGCCGGGCTGGTGGACCGGTTCCGGGTGGTCGTCTTCCCCGTCGTCAACGGGGCGACCGGTGCCGACCGCCTGTACGACGGGTGGCCGGATGTCGTCATGGAGTCGACCTCCATCCGGGTGCTGGACGGGCGGCTCGTGCTCTACGAGGCGGTCCCGGTCGTGGTGGACGGGCCCCCGGACGGCGGGGGCGCCGGCACCGCATGA
- a CDS encoding PIN domain-containing protein: MTISRLDEQVRINEGVDPNAAIKLLADASREAGNVLGRGSAAIALFNDYLGWAASQERLLANAFPASEVRRLLTSQRSWTIQVMDPVAYGATLTDLIALELNERIGELQIAEEMLKREVAIWNVPSLDSSFPERLHAAVVDTNVLMRSKGAMPDLDWSALTDTRRGQSIAIAIPAVVIEELDTLKHANGKMEIDGESHDRKWLATLALGWLRRTFVSDFQRVEVRPFSRGESGPSSALYAVLMFESLHHRPLPKNDSEIIDTALSVRPFAKSVTLVSYDLHMVFRTRHLGVRAIVPPEGDSSAA, translated from the coding sequence ATGACCATTTCCCGGCTCGATGAGCAAGTGCGCATCAACGAGGGGGTGGACCCGAATGCTGCCATCAAGCTCTTGGCGGATGCATCTCGCGAGGCAGGCAACGTTCTGGGTAGAGGTAGCGCCGCGATAGCGCTTTTCAACGACTACCTTGGGTGGGCCGCTTCGCAGGAGCGACTACTCGCCAACGCTTTTCCGGCGTCCGAGGTTCGCCGACTCCTAACGTCACAACGGTCTTGGACCATTCAGGTCATGGACCCGGTCGCCTATGGAGCGACGCTCACTGACCTGATTGCCTTGGAGCTGAACGAGCGAATCGGCGAACTCCAAATCGCTGAGGAGATGCTCAAGCGTGAGGTCGCCATTTGGAACGTACCGAGCCTGGACTCCTCGTTTCCAGAGCGACTGCATGCGGCGGTTGTGGACACAAACGTGTTGATGCGGAGTAAGGGCGCGATGCCGGACCTTGACTGGTCTGCCCTCACGGATACTCGCCGAGGTCAGTCCATCGCTATCGCTATTCCGGCGGTAGTGATCGAGGAACTGGACACGTTAAAGCATGCCAATGGCAAGATGGAGATAGACGGCGAGTCGCACGATCGCAAGTGGCTCGCCACGCTCGCATTGGGATGGCTTCGACGCACTTTTGTGAGTGACTTCCAGCGGGTGGAGGTGCGCCCGTTCTCGCGAGGCGAGTCAGGTCCGTCTTCCGCCCTCTATGCGGTCTTGATGTTCGAGTCGCTCCATCATCGACCTCTGCCTAAGAACGACTCAGAGATCATCGACACCGCATTGTCTGTTCGGCCGTTTGCCAAGAGTGTCACGTTGGTCAGCTACGACCTTCACATGGTCTTCAGGACACGACACTTGGGCGTTCGCGCTATCGTGCCACCGGAAGGCGATTCGTCGGCGGCATGA
- a CDS encoding GNAT family N-acetyltransferase produces the protein MTLRLEPWQEGDLPLLQAANTVDMTRHLGGPESAERLAVRHARYLRGWETGECRMYRITDGTGVVGSIGWWSTEWREAEVHETGWFILPGAQGRGLAAAAVPLIVDDLQEHGWLPLLVAFPNVDNRASNRVCERAGFTLAGVDDFPYRGVTLHCNVWTLRLPEHEG, from the coding sequence ATGACCCTGCGCCTGGAGCCCTGGCAGGAGGGCGACCTCCCCCTCCTGCAGGCCGCCAACACCGTCGACATGACCCGCCACCTCGGCGGCCCCGAGAGCGCTGAACGGCTCGCCGTGCGGCATGCCCGCTACCTGCGCGGGTGGGAGACCGGGGAGTGCCGCATGTACCGGATCACCGACGGCACGGGCGTGGTCGGGTCGATCGGGTGGTGGTCGACCGAGTGGCGGGAGGCGGAGGTGCACGAGACCGGGTGGTTCATCCTCCCCGGGGCGCAGGGGCGGGGGCTGGCGGCAGCGGCCGTCCCGCTGATCGTGGACGACCTCCAGGAGCACGGATGGCTGCCCCTGCTCGTGGCGTTCCCGAACGTCGACAACCGCGCCTCCAACCGGGTGTGCGAGCGGGCGGGATTCACGCTCGCCGGGGTCGACGACTTCCCGTACCGGGGCGTGACGCTGCACTGCAACGTGTGGACGCTGCGGCTGCCGGAGCACGAGGGCTAG
- a CDS encoding MarR family winged helix-turn-helix transcriptional regulator, whose amino-acid sequence MTSRTERLTELIRAVAFAGRDAAEAWVRTSGLTRQQAFTLGYLEQNRDRDVIARELAEMSGTTPASVTSLLQGLEERGYITRASSPGDARVKIVRVTDEGARVVSGFDDAMSAEQQKLFSALDATEQDQLIALLERVVAAG is encoded by the coding sequence ATGACATCGAGGACCGAGCGCCTGACCGAGCTGATCCGCGCCGTCGCCTTCGCCGGGCGGGACGCCGCCGAGGCCTGGGTGCGCACCAGCGGACTGACCCGGCAGCAGGCATTCACCCTCGGCTACCTCGAGCAGAACCGCGATCGCGACGTGATCGCCCGCGAGCTCGCGGAGATGTCAGGCACCACGCCGGCCAGCGTCACCAGCCTCCTGCAGGGGCTGGAGGAGCGAGGCTACATCACGCGCGCATCGTCACCCGGCGACGCGCGCGTGAAGATCGTCCGCGTCACCGACGAGGGCGCGCGCGTCGTCTCCGGGTTCGACGACGCCATGTCCGCGGAGCAGCAGAAACTGTTCTCCGCACTCGACGCCACCGAGCAGGATCAGTTGATCGCCCTGCTCGAACGGGTCGTCGCCGCCGGCTGA
- a CDS encoding nuclear transport factor 2 family protein: MPDIQLPPPVQRFVDATNRGDSEAFVDVFTDDAYLNDWGREFHGHDGVRDWDRTDNIGVNSHFDVVGIEPGPDADTVVVTMTVSGDGYNGTGPLVFGLRGDRIASLRIS; this comes from the coding sequence ATGCCCGACATCCAGCTCCCTCCGCCCGTCCAGCGCTTCGTCGACGCCACGAACCGCGGCGATTCCGAGGCCTTCGTCGACGTGTTCACCGACGACGCCTACCTGAACGACTGGGGCCGCGAGTTCCACGGCCACGACGGCGTACGCGACTGGGACCGCACCGACAACATCGGCGTCAACTCGCACTTCGACGTGGTCGGCATCGAGCCGGGGCCCGACGCCGACACTGTCGTCGTCACCATGACGGTCTCCGGTGACGGCTACAACGGCACCGGCCCGTTGGTCTTCGGCCTGCGCGGCGACCGCATCGCCAGCCTCCGGATCAGCTGA
- the solA gene encoding N-methyl-L-tryptophan oxidase, with product MPTTAIVIGAGVVGAAAAWSLARQGAEVLLLEAFERGHDRGSSHGATRIFRHGYAEADYVELSVAALAGWRELERRSGRRLLDATGAVDHGDLGVLRAIAEAQEAAGLAYEWLTAAEATSRWPGLRFEDHVLFSPGGGRLRADHAVDALLDQAQAAGAELRFETRVTSIAPTDDAVTVTTADGEHTADRLVVAAGSWTPALIGPWLAAHGAALPTVAVTEEQPAHFPLVPGEPDGEAAWPSFVHHPTDDSLPSAYGLLTPGEGVKVGFHGVGPVVDPNDRDRAIDVARLHRLQEYVARWVPGVDSTSPEGISCLYDNTEQEDFVLDRVGPVVVATGFSGHGFKFGPAVGDVLARLALHDEKAPPRFRLTVASPDAGTEAPA from the coding sequence ATGCCCACCACCGCCATCGTCATCGGCGCCGGCGTCGTCGGGGCCGCCGCCGCGTGGTCGCTCGCGCGCCAGGGCGCCGAGGTGCTGCTGCTGGAGGCGTTCGAGCGCGGGCACGATCGCGGCTCGTCGCACGGCGCGACGCGCATCTTCCGGCACGGGTACGCCGAGGCCGACTACGTCGAGCTGTCCGTCGCCGCCCTGGCCGGGTGGCGCGAGCTCGAGCGGCGCAGCGGCCGGCGACTGCTCGATGCGACCGGTGCGGTCGACCACGGCGACCTCGGCGTGCTGCGCGCGATCGCCGAGGCGCAGGAGGCCGCCGGCCTCGCGTACGAATGGCTCACCGCCGCCGAGGCGACGAGCCGCTGGCCCGGCCTGCGCTTCGAGGACCACGTGCTGTTCAGCCCGGGCGGCGGGCGGCTGCGCGCCGATCACGCCGTCGACGCGCTGCTCGACCAGGCCCAGGCGGCGGGAGCGGAGCTCCGGTTCGAGACACGCGTCACGTCGATCGCACCGACCGACGACGCCGTGACCGTGACCACCGCCGACGGTGAGCACACGGCGGACCGCCTCGTCGTCGCGGCCGGCTCGTGGACCCCCGCGCTGATCGGTCCCTGGCTCGCCGCTCACGGCGCCGCCCTGCCGACCGTCGCCGTCACCGAGGAGCAGCCGGCGCATTTCCCGCTGGTGCCGGGCGAGCCCGACGGAGAGGCGGCCTGGCCGAGCTTCGTGCACCATCCCACCGACGACTCCCTGCCGAGCGCGTACGGCCTCCTCACCCCCGGCGAGGGCGTCAAGGTCGGCTTCCACGGCGTCGGCCCGGTCGTGGACCCCAACGACCGCGACCGCGCGATCGACGTCGCCCGCCTCCACCGTCTCCAGGAGTACGTGGCTCGCTGGGTGCCGGGGGTCGACTCCACCAGCCCCGAGGGGATCAGCTGCCTCTACGACAACACCGAGCAGGAGGACTTCGTGCTCGACCGCGTCGGCCCCGTCGTCGTCGCGACCGGCTTCTCGGGACACGGCTTCAAGTTCGGGCCGGCGGTGGGCGACGTGCTCGCGCGCCTCGCCCTGCACGACGAGAAGGCGCCGCCGCGCTTCCGGCTGACCGTGGCCTCACCCGACGCCGGCACCGAGGCGCCGGCGTAG
- a CDS encoding aldo/keto reductase, whose protein sequence is MAVLTDTFTLSNGVTIPKIGFGTWQIPDGPETYDSVRTALDAGYRHIDTARAYGNEESVGRAVRDSGVPRDEIFITTKCPAEVKDAEGARHAFERSTALLDLGPVDLYLIHAPWPWSKQGSDHRAGNIEVWKVFEELYEAGRARAIGVSNFEPDDLESLTAATDVMPHANQIRWFVGNTQPETTAWCREHDVLVEGYSPLATGRLLDNGDIAAIAEKYGKSVAQVSIRYLLQKDILPLPKSTTPSRIVENADVDFELSPEDVAALDALDAGDR, encoded by the coding sequence ATGGCCGTGCTCACCGACACCTTCACCCTCTCCAACGGCGTCACGATCCCGAAGATCGGGTTCGGCACCTGGCAGATCCCCGACGGGCCCGAGACGTACGACTCGGTGCGCACCGCGCTCGACGCCGGGTACCGGCACATCGACACCGCCCGTGCGTACGGCAACGAGGAGAGCGTCGGGCGCGCGGTCCGCGACAGCGGTGTGCCGCGCGACGAGATCTTCATCACGACCAAGTGCCCGGCCGAGGTGAAGGACGCGGAGGGAGCGCGCCACGCGTTCGAGCGCTCCACCGCGCTGCTCGACCTCGGGCCGGTCGACCTCTACCTCATCCACGCGCCCTGGCCGTGGAGCAAGCAGGGGAGCGACCACCGCGCCGGCAACATCGAGGTCTGGAAGGTGTTCGAGGAGCTGTACGAGGCCGGCCGGGCGCGCGCGATCGGGGTCAGCAACTTCGAGCCGGACGACCTGGAGTCGCTCACCGCGGCCACCGACGTCATGCCGCACGCCAACCAGATCCGCTGGTTCGTCGGCAACACCCAGCCGGAGACGACGGCCTGGTGCCGGGAGCACGACGTGCTGGTCGAGGGCTACTCGCCGCTCGCCACCGGCCGGCTGCTCGACAACGGCGACATCGCGGCCATCGCCGAAAAGTACGGCAAGTCCGTCGCGCAGGTGAGCATCCGCTACCTGCTGCAGAAGGACATCCTCCCGCTCCCGAAGTCGACCACGCCGAGCCGGATCGTCGAGAACGCCGACGTCGACTTCGAGCTGTCGCCGGAGGACGTGGCGGCGCTCGACGCGCTCGACGCGGGCGACCGCTAG
- a CDS encoding excalibur calcium-binding domain-containing protein, which translates to MRARILLTALLTAGVLAAAPLAAPPPATAAATEVVITTSVDAGKGKVTVPKVVGLDGKRASKKLKAAGLKWKWSKVVIVKGNWTVTKSSPKAGSAVKAGTTVKLTVKKKTGKGGSTSTPVPTVTETPAAIDVPSTPAPPAPADPAPQAPAPVAPAPAPAPPAPAPAPPAPDVSYANCTEVRAAGKAPLYAGQPGYAPKLDRDGDGVACE; encoded by the coding sequence ATGCGCGCCCGAATTCTGCTGACCGCCCTGCTGACGGCCGGCGTGCTGGCCGCGGCACCGCTCGCCGCCCCGCCGCCCGCCACGGCTGCCGCTACCGAAGTGGTGATCACGACCTCCGTCGACGCGGGAAAAGGCAAGGTCACCGTCCCCAAGGTGGTCGGCCTCGACGGCAAGCGCGCCAGCAAGAAGCTGAAGGCGGCCGGGCTCAAATGGAAGTGGTCGAAGGTCGTCATCGTCAAGGGCAACTGGACCGTGACGAAGTCCTCGCCGAAGGCGGGCAGCGCGGTCAAGGCCGGGACGACGGTGAAGCTGACGGTCAAGAAGAAGACGGGCAAGGGCGGATCGACGTCGACACCGGTTCCGACGGTGACGGAGACGCCCGCTGCCATCGACGTTCCGTCGACGCCCGCACCGCCCGCGCCCGCTGATCCTGCGCCACAAGCTCCCGCACCCGTCGCACCAGCGCCTGCTCCCGCTCCCCCAGCGCCCGCCCCCGCTCCTCCGGCTCCGGATGTGAGCTACGCGAACTGCACGGAGGTGAGGGCGGCGGGCAAGGCGCCCCTCTATGCCGGACAGCCAGGCTACGCACCCAAGCTCGACCGGGACGGCGACGGCGTGGCGTGCGAGTGA